The following proteins are encoded in a genomic region of Gimesia algae:
- the nrdR gene encoding transcriptional regulator NrdR: protein MMCPFCRDGETKVIDSRLSQPFSVRRRRECLACGKRYTTYEKIEESPLKVIKKDGARVPFDRMKMVTGIETACYKRPVSPDQIESIVAQIEAEIYENFDREVPSRFIGERVSTVLKDVDQVAFVRFASVYRNFTDANDFVTEIQPMLRTDD, encoded by the coding sequence ATGATGTGCCCTTTTTGTCGTGATGGTGAGACGAAAGTAATTGATTCACGTTTGAGTCAACCTTTCAGTGTGCGCCGACGACGAGAGTGTCTGGCCTGTGGCAAACGCTATACGACTTACGAAAAAATCGAAGAGTCACCTCTCAAAGTCATCAAGAAAGATGGCGCGCGGGTTCCCTTTGACCGTATGAAAATGGTCACCGGTATTGAGACCGCCTGCTACAAACGCCCGGTCAGCCCTGATCAGATTGAATCGATTGTTGCGCAGATTGAAGCAGAAATCTACGAGAATTTCGATCGGGAAGTCCCCTCGCGATTTATCGGCGAACGGGTTTCCACGGTTTTGAAAGACGTCGATCAGGTCGCTTTCGTGCGGTTCGCGTCAGTCTATCGCAACTTCACCGATGCGAATGACTTCGTCACCGAAATCCAGCCGATGCTGCGAACCGACGACTGA
- the katG gene encoding catalase/peroxidase HPI: MKTHLKRFVSSCAVLCIAGAALAQQHPPLTKEAAQQADKKQDISKCPVMGDASNPSVKNTVIGSMSNGGWWPNQLNLDVLHQNSQKSNPMGEDFNYAAEFQKLDLAAVKKDIKKLMTTSQDWWPADYGHYGPLFIRMAWHSAGTYRVTDGRGGASDGTQRFAPLNSWPDNANLDKARRLLWPIKQKYGRKISWADLMVLTGNCALESMGFETFGFAGGREDVWEPQKDVYWGPESEWLGDERYTGDRELENPLAAVQMGLIYVNPEGPNGKPDPLAAAHDIRETFARMAMNDEETVALIAGGHTFGKAHGAASPKGNVGPEPEGASLAEQGLGWKNKYKKGNAGDTITSGLEGAWTSTPTQWSNGYFDNLFGYEWKQVKSPAGAWQWTPKEESAQGTVPDAHDPKKSHAPMMFTTDLALKMDPAYGKISRRFHEHPDEFAKAFAKAWYKLTHRDMGPVSRCLGPEVPAAQLWQDPVPAVDHELVNKQDIAELKAKVLASELTVPELVSTAWASASTFRGSDNRGGANGARIRLAPQKDWKANDPATLAKVIKTLEQIQSEFNSAQSGDKKVSLADLIVLAGSAAVEAAAKKAGHEVQVPFTPGRTDATAEMTDAAAFAVLEPKADGFRNFQDHGHVYDRSAAEMLVDRANLLTLTAPEMTVLVGGMRALNANAGNSSLGVFTKQPGTLTNDFFVNLLDMNTKWDKSKMCEHFYEGRDRKTDQVKWMASSVDLVFGSNSQLRAIAEVYGSEDAEQKFVNDFVAAWTKVMNLDRFDLDRSQQKAAKAVAVGQR, from the coding sequence ATGAAAACTCACTTGAAGCGTTTCGTTTCGAGCTGTGCGGTGCTCTGCATTGCAGGAGCCGCGTTAGCTCAGCAGCATCCGCCTCTGACGAAAGAGGCGGCTCAACAGGCTGACAAAAAACAGGACATCAGTAAATGCCCGGTGATGGGGGACGCCAGTAATCCTTCTGTGAAGAACACTGTTATCGGCAGCATGTCAAACGGGGGCTGGTGGCCGAACCAGTTGAATCTGGATGTGCTGCATCAGAACTCGCAGAAGAGTAATCCGATGGGCGAAGATTTCAATTACGCCGCGGAATTTCAGAAACTCGACCTGGCAGCCGTGAAGAAAGACATCAAAAAATTGATGACCACCTCGCAAGACTGGTGGCCTGCGGACTACGGCCATTATGGTCCGTTGTTTATTCGCATGGCCTGGCATAGTGCGGGCACCTATCGTGTGACCGACGGTCGTGGCGGTGCTTCGGATGGGACACAACGCTTTGCACCCCTCAACAGCTGGCCCGACAATGCAAACCTCGACAAGGCCCGCAGATTGCTCTGGCCGATCAAACAGAAATATGGTCGCAAAATTTCCTGGGCCGACCTGATGGTTTTGACGGGTAACTGCGCTCTGGAATCAATGGGATTCGAAACGTTCGGATTTGCTGGCGGTCGTGAAGATGTCTGGGAACCACAAAAAGATGTGTACTGGGGACCGGAAAGTGAATGGCTGGGCGACGAGCGATACACGGGGGATCGGGAACTCGAAAATCCGCTGGCCGCCGTTCAGATGGGGTTGATCTACGTCAATCCGGAAGGACCAAACGGGAAGCCTGATCCGCTGGCTGCTGCCCATGACATTCGGGAAACATTCGCTCGGATGGCGATGAATGATGAAGAGACCGTCGCATTGATCGCTGGCGGACACACGTTTGGAAAAGCACACGGCGCCGCCAGTCCCAAAGGAAACGTCGGCCCGGAACCCGAAGGTGCGAGCCTGGCGGAGCAGGGATTGGGCTGGAAGAACAAATATAAAAAAGGAAACGCAGGCGATACGATCACCAGCGGTCTGGAAGGTGCCTGGACGTCAACGCCGACACAATGGTCGAACGGTTACTTTGATAATCTGTTCGGTTACGAATGGAAGCAGGTGAAGAGCCCCGCGGGTGCGTGGCAGTGGACACCGAAGGAAGAATCGGCTCAGGGAACGGTTCCCGATGCACACGATCCCAAAAAATCACACGCGCCCATGATGTTTACCACCGACCTGGCGCTCAAGATGGACCCCGCGTATGGCAAGATTTCCAGACGCTTCCATGAACACCCGGATGAGTTTGCCAAAGCTTTTGCGAAAGCATGGTACAAGTTGACTCACCGCGATATGGGACCTGTTTCCCGCTGTCTGGGACCCGAGGTGCCAGCCGCTCAGTTGTGGCAGGATCCCGTGCCCGCCGTCGATCATGAATTGGTCAACAAGCAGGATATCGCGGAATTGAAAGCCAAAGTACTGGCTTCGGAATTAACAGTACCCGAACTGGTTTCTACCGCCTGGGCGTCGGCTTCCACATTCCGCGGTTCCGATAACCGCGGGGGTGCCAACGGTGCTCGAATTCGTCTGGCTCCTCAGAAAGACTGGAAAGCCAACGATCCTGCTACACTGGCGAAAGTGATCAAGACACTGGAGCAGATTCAGTCCGAATTTAACAGCGCACAGTCGGGTGACAAAAAAGTTTCGCTGGCCGACCTGATCGTGCTGGCGGGTTCTGCTGCTGTGGAAGCAGCAGCGAAAAAAGCCGGGCATGAAGTTCAGGTTCCTTTCACACCGGGACGCACCGATGCGACTGCAGAAATGACGGACGCCGCAGCATTCGCTGTGCTGGAACCCAAGGCGGACGGATTTCGCAATTTCCAGGATCACGGTCACGTTTACGATCGATCCGCGGCGGAGATGCTTGTGGATCGCGCCAATCTGTTGACGTTGACGGCCCCTGAGATGACGGTTCTGGTGGGCGGCATGCGGGCGTTGAATGCCAACGCCGGGAATTCTTCGCTGGGTGTGTTTACGAAGCAACCGGGCACGTTGACAAATGACTTCTTCGTGAATCTGCTGGACATGAATACCAAATGGGACAAGTCCAAAATGTGTGAGCATTTTTATGAAGGACGCGATCGCAAGACAGATCAGGTCAAATGGATGGCCAGTTCGGTCGATCTGGTCTTCGGTTCGAATTCACAACTGCGTGCCATCGCGGAAGTGTATGGCAGCGAAGACGCCGAGCAGAAGTTCGTGAATGATTTCGTAGCCGCCTGGACGAAGGTGATGAACCTGGATCGATTTGATCTGGACCGGTCACAGCAGAAAGCAGCAAAAGCGGTGGCCGTCGGCCAGCGCTGA
- a CDS encoding DUF1553 domain-containing protein, whose protein sequence is MSAEKPATHKIDFEKSVRPLFVKHCQDCHGPDAREGGLRLTSRKNILLRNDSGEPAIIPGNSKESLLLHRVSSRDESEQMPPADAGTRLTQQEIQTLKQWIEAGADWPTESEEPKHWAYIPPVKSPLPEVNSSFRINNAIDAFVAKKLSQQTPPLAQSPQASPARLLRRVSLDLIGLPPSPEDVIAFEKNPSPAAYEKYVDKLLKSPRYGEKWARQWLDLARYADSNGFQADQLREMWLYRDWIINALNADLPFDQFTIQQIAGDLIPKATLDQKIATGFHRCTTCNVEAGVDPEENRVNQIFDRVNTTGLVWLGSTFECAQCHNHKYDPFSQQDYYQIFAFFNNTPLEVKQLGKSVTFEVTGPKLAIPLAKEELKTREQLTAERLALQKQLNQRQKDLKTAWSEWEETTLALLENSEEAGKIPANVRKSLRTEAEKRTKKQTTALTQYQQQQDAEYTDLDQKLSQVREQLTALEPDSTLVMVEMPEPRMNNIFKRGDFLSKGAAVTPRTPDALHPLKTNATPDRLEFARWLVARENPLVARVTVNRWWAQFFGHGIVATQEDFGSQGDAPTHPELLDWLAVEFMDHNWSMKQVHKLIVMSATYQQSARITPELLEVDPYNKLYTRGPRLRLSAETIRDNALTISGLLSTKMGGPPVYPPQPKGLWRHVGRNAPKYLTSTSEDRYRRGVYVIWRRSAPYPSFTNFDAPDRGACVINRSRTNTPLQALTLLNDPAYVEIGVGLAKRLATKGLDSDMTDRERIKYAFRLCVAREAKPIEVDHLTKVFEQELKYFQDHPQAAQKLIAADDRPEGVGASRMAAWLYVANILLNLDETITKG, encoded by the coding sequence GTGTCAGCAGAAAAACCGGCGACTCACAAAATCGACTTTGAGAAATCGGTCCGACCGCTGTTTGTCAAACACTGTCAGGACTGTCATGGACCCGATGCCCGCGAAGGGGGCCTGCGATTAACCAGCCGCAAAAATATTCTGCTGCGCAACGATTCGGGTGAGCCGGCCATCATTCCCGGAAACAGTAAAGAGAGCCTGCTCCTGCATCGCGTCTCCAGCAGAGACGAGAGCGAACAGATGCCTCCCGCCGATGCCGGCACACGACTTACACAACAGGAAATCCAGACTCTCAAACAATGGATCGAAGCCGGCGCAGACTGGCCGACGGAATCAGAAGAACCGAAGCACTGGGCCTACATCCCACCGGTGAAAAGTCCTCTGCCGGAAGTAAACAGCTCTTTTCGAATTAACAATGCCATTGATGCCTTCGTTGCAAAGAAATTATCACAACAAACGCCGCCACTCGCTCAGTCTCCCCAGGCCAGTCCCGCGCGGCTGCTGCGACGTGTCTCCCTCGACCTGATCGGCCTGCCCCCTTCTCCCGAAGATGTGATCGCATTCGAAAAAAATCCGTCTCCGGCCGCGTATGAAAAATATGTCGACAAGCTACTCAAATCACCCCGCTATGGTGAAAAATGGGCGCGGCAGTGGCTCGACCTGGCCCGCTATGCGGACTCCAACGGATTTCAGGCCGACCAGCTGCGTGAGATGTGGCTGTATCGTGACTGGATCATCAACGCCTTGAATGCGGATCTGCCCTTCGATCAGTTTACCATTCAACAGATTGCAGGCGACCTGATCCCCAAAGCAACACTGGACCAGAAAATCGCGACCGGCTTTCATCGCTGTACGACCTGTAATGTCGAAGCAGGCGTTGACCCCGAAGAGAATCGCGTCAACCAGATTTTCGACCGCGTCAATACCACCGGCCTGGTCTGGCTCGGTTCCACATTCGAGTGTGCACAGTGTCACAACCACAAATACGATCCCTTCTCACAGCAGGACTACTACCAGATCTTCGCCTTCTTCAACAACACCCCGCTAGAGGTCAAGCAGCTTGGCAAGAGCGTGACGTTTGAAGTTACCGGCCCCAAACTGGCGATTCCCCTGGCCAAAGAAGAACTGAAAACCAGAGAGCAACTGACGGCGGAACGCCTGGCACTGCAGAAGCAGTTGAACCAGCGTCAGAAAGATCTGAAAACCGCCTGGTCGGAATGGGAAGAGACCACTCTGGCGCTGCTGGAGAACAGTGAAGAAGCCGGCAAAATCCCCGCAAACGTTCGCAAATCGCTGCGAACCGAAGCAGAAAAAAGGACCAAAAAGCAGACCACCGCCTTAACGCAGTATCAACAACAACAGGACGCGGAGTACACCGACCTCGACCAGAAACTGAGCCAGGTCCGCGAACAACTGACTGCACTGGAACCCGATTCCACGCTGGTGATGGTAGAGATGCCGGAGCCCCGCATGAATAATATTTTCAAACGCGGCGATTTCCTCAGCAAAGGCGCCGCAGTCACACCCCGCACTCCGGACGCACTGCATCCCCTTAAAACAAACGCGACGCCTGACCGCCTGGAGTTTGCCCGCTGGCTTGTTGCCCGCGAGAATCCGCTGGTCGCACGCGTCACCGTCAATCGCTGGTGGGCACAGTTTTTCGGTCATGGCATTGTCGCCACCCAGGAAGATTTCGGCAGCCAGGGAGATGCCCCCACGCATCCCGAATTACTCGACTGGCTGGCGGTGGAATTCATGGACCACAACTGGTCGATGAAACAGGTTCATAAACTAATCGTGATGTCGGCCACCTATCAGCAGTCGGCCCGCATCACGCCAGAACTGCTCGAAGTGGATCCTTACAACAAGCTGTATACCCGTGGTCCCCGGCTGCGTCTTTCAGCCGAAACGATTCGTGATAACGCGCTGACCATCAGTGGTCTGCTCTCGACCAAAATGGGAGGCCCGCCCGTTTATCCACCCCAGCCAAAGGGACTCTGGAGACACGTGGGCCGCAACGCGCCCAAGTATCTGACTTCTACTTCCGAAGACCGTTACCGTCGCGGCGTGTATGTGATCTGGAGACGCAGCGCACCGTATCCGAGCTTTACGAATTTCGATGCCCCGGACCGGGGTGCCTGTGTGATCAATCGTTCGCGCACCAATACACCCCTGCAGGCTCTGACACTGCTCAACGATCCCGCGTACGTGGAAATCGGCGTCGGTCTGGCAAAACGGCTGGCGACGAAAGGCCTGGATTCCGACATGACGGACCGCGAACGCATCAAGTATGCATTCCGCCTGTGTGTCGCCCGCGAAGCGAAGCCAATCGAAGTGGATCATTTAACCAAAGTCTTTGAACAGGAACTGAAATATTTCCAGGATCATCCCCAGGCAGCCCAGAAGCTGATTGCAGCGGACGACCGACCGGAAGGGGTCGGTGCCTCTCGCATGGCGGCGTGGCTGTATGTTGCCAACATCCTGTTGAATTTAGATGAAACCATCACGAAGGGATAA
- a CDS encoding sulfatase family protein has protein sequence MQTVTCFPQRQVNTVITDRLHRFATLCLILITISVGSGLPDTTHAAEKANDPNIIYILADDMGYGDIRALNPECKIATPHLDQLAHGGMIFTDAHSSSSVCTPTRYGVLTGRYNWRSRLKSGVLWGLSRRLIEPDRETVPSMLKEHGYYTACVGKWHLGMDWSLKKGGFATEAAYNKKTNPGWEVDYAKPIQNGPNSVGFDYFFGISASLDMPPYVYIENDRSQGIPTVTKAFFRDGPAHKDFEAIDVLPRITDKTVEIIDQRAAAAKQGKPFFIYFPLNAPHTPILPTPAWQGKSGINAYCDFVMQVDDTVGQVMQALKKQGIAENTLVIFTADNGCSPAANFKEMTDKDHQPSYQFRGHKADIYEGGHRVPFIANWPARIKAGTHSDQLTCLTDLFATAADIVGAKVPDDAGEDSVSILPAMESKADTPLREAAVHHSIRGAFSIRKDHWKLELCPGSGGWSFPKPGKDNLSELPAIQLYDLNNDVSEQKNVQAEHPEVVKELTKLLQSYADRGRSTPGKSQPNTGEVDLFKAGKSAQTMKKPAKKALKKKS, from the coding sequence ATGCAGACTGTTACATGTTTTCCACAGCGCCAGGTTAATACTGTAATTACAGATCGATTACACAGATTCGCGACCCTCTGTCTGATACTGATAACCATCTCTGTCGGATCAGGTTTACCCGATACAACGCACGCCGCAGAAAAAGCAAACGATCCCAATATCATCTACATTTTGGCCGATGACATGGGTTACGGCGACATTCGGGCACTCAATCCGGAATGTAAAATTGCCACGCCGCACCTCGATCAACTCGCACACGGCGGCATGATTTTTACCGACGCGCATTCCAGTTCGTCCGTCTGCACACCCACCCGCTACGGAGTTCTCACCGGTCGCTACAACTGGCGTTCGCGGCTCAAAAGTGGCGTGCTCTGGGGACTGTCCCGACGTCTGATTGAACCGGACCGCGAAACGGTTCCTTCAATGCTCAAAGAACATGGTTACTATACTGCCTGTGTCGGCAAATGGCATCTGGGCATGGACTGGTCACTCAAAAAAGGGGGTTTCGCCACAGAAGCCGCATATAACAAAAAAACCAATCCAGGCTGGGAAGTCGATTATGCCAAACCGATCCAGAACGGCCCGAACAGCGTCGGCTTCGATTACTTCTTTGGTATCAGCGCTTCACTCGACATGCCCCCGTATGTCTATATTGAAAACGATCGCAGCCAGGGCATCCCCACGGTCACCAAAGCCTTCTTTCGCGATGGTCCGGCGCATAAAGATTTCGAAGCCATCGACGTGCTGCCCCGCATCACCGACAAAACGGTTGAGATCATCGATCAACGGGCGGCCGCTGCGAAACAGGGAAAACCGTTCTTCATTTACTTCCCCCTCAATGCACCTCACACGCCGATTCTGCCGACACCCGCATGGCAGGGCAAAAGTGGCATCAACGCCTACTGTGATTTTGTCATGCAGGTCGACGACACCGTCGGCCAGGTGATGCAGGCGCTGAAGAAACAGGGCATTGCTGAAAACACACTCGTCATCTTCACCGCCGACAATGGCTGCTCTCCCGCTGCCAACTTCAAAGAGATGACCGACAAAGATCATCAACCCAGCTACCAGTTTCGCGGACACAAGGCCGACATCTATGAAGGCGGACACCGGGTCCCCTTCATCGCCAACTGGCCCGCGCGAATTAAAGCGGGCACGCATTCGGATCAGCTCACCTGCCTGACCGATCTGTTTGCCACCGCCGCCGACATCGTGGGTGCAAAAGTCCCCGATGATGCCGGCGAAGACAGCGTGAGTATTCTTCCCGCCATGGAAAGCAAAGCCGATACGCCACTCAGGGAAGCCGCCGTCCACCATTCGATTCGCGGTGCGTTTTCCATTCGCAAAGATCACTGGAAACTCGAACTCTGTCCGGGTTCGGGAGGCTGGAGCTTTCCCAAGCCAGGCAAAGACAACCTGAGTGAACTCCCCGCCATCCAACTGTATGACCTCAACAACGATGTCAGCGAACAGAAAAATGTGCAGGCGGAACATCCGGAAGTCGTCAAAGAACTGACGAAATTACTGCAGAGTTATGCGGACCGTGGACGCTCGACTCCGGGCAAATCGCAGCCGAATACGGGCGAAGTCGATCTGTTCAAAGCGGGAAAATCAGCACAAACCATGAAAAAGCCCGCGAAGAAAGCCCTGAAGAAGAAATCCTAA
- a CDS encoding DUF1501 domain-containing protein, with translation MNAHLQQLLNYTRREFFQRAGMGVGGAALTTLLANDLQAALPTAANPMAARESHFTPKAKNVIFLHMVGAPSHLDLYDAKPKLQELDGELVPDKLWEGLRLAFIREQPKLMGSPFAFQQQGEAGLPISELMPHLGSVSDELCMIHSLKTDHFNHAPAQLFFQTGFSRFGRPSLGSWVNYGLGSANSNLPGFVVLITGNVAGAGNSLWGSGFLPSIYQGVEFRSSGDPVLFLSNPKGMTGEDRKRIIDSVNHLNQVQLADVGDPEIATRINQYEMAYRMQSAVPELMDISNEPKHIHEQYGTLPGKASFANNCLLARRLVERGVRFVQLFDQGWDHHGSIVKSLKNKCRQVDQPIAALIRDLRQRGLLDDTLVVWGAEFGRTPMVQGDRKAPGRDHHKDAYTVWMAGGGVKRGFTYGKTDDIGFNVAENPMHVNDFHATLLHLLGMDHERLTFKFQGLDMRVTGVAGNVVPEIIA, from the coding sequence ATGAACGCGCATCTGCAACAACTGTTAAATTATACCCGACGTGAATTCTTCCAGCGGGCCGGCATGGGGGTCGGAGGCGCGGCGCTCACCACGCTGCTGGCCAATGACTTACAGGCGGCACTCCCCACAGCCGCCAACCCGATGGCGGCCCGCGAATCACATTTCACTCCCAAAGCCAAAAATGTGATCTTCCTGCACATGGTCGGCGCGCCGTCTCACCTCGACTTGTACGATGCGAAACCTAAACTGCAGGAACTGGACGGCGAACTCGTACCCGACAAGCTCTGGGAAGGACTGCGGCTGGCGTTCATTCGCGAACAGCCCAAACTGATGGGCAGCCCGTTCGCCTTTCAGCAGCAGGGAGAAGCGGGCCTCCCCATCTCGGAACTGATGCCTCACCTGGGTTCGGTCTCCGATGAACTCTGTATGATTCATTCCCTGAAAACCGATCACTTCAACCACGCACCCGCCCAGCTCTTTTTCCAGACCGGCTTCTCACGCTTCGGACGCCCTTCGCTGGGTTCGTGGGTCAACTATGGCCTGGGTTCCGCAAACAGTAACCTGCCCGGCTTCGTCGTACTGATTACCGGCAATGTCGCGGGAGCCGGAAACAGCCTGTGGGGTAGTGGCTTTCTACCCAGTATTTATCAGGGCGTTGAATTCCGTTCGTCGGGAGACCCGGTTCTGTTTCTGTCCAATCCCAAGGGAATGACAGGCGAAGACCGCAAGCGGATTATCGACAGTGTCAATCATCTCAATCAAGTTCAGCTGGCCGACGTAGGTGATCCGGAAATTGCCACACGCATCAATCAGTACGAGATGGCATATCGCATGCAGTCTGCGGTGCCCGAGCTGATGGATATTTCCAACGAACCAAAACACATTCACGAGCAGTATGGCACACTGCCGGGCAAAGCCAGCTTCGCCAACAACTGCCTGCTGGCGCGACGACTGGTGGAACGGGGTGTGCGGTTCGTGCAATTGTTCGACCAGGGCTGGGATCATCATGGCAGCATCGTGAAAAGTCTGAAGAACAAATGCCGACAGGTCGATCAACCGATCGCCGCGCTCATCAGAGACCTCAGACAGCGCGGCTTACTGGATGATACGCTGGTCGTCTGGGGCGCGGAGTTCGGCAGAACACCCATGGTGCAGGGAGATCGCAAAGCCCCCGGTCGCGATCACCATAAAGACGCTTATACCGTCTGGATGGCGGGCGGCGGTGTGAAGCGCGGCTTCACTTATGGAAAAACCGATGACATCGGTTTCAATGTGGCCGAAAATCCGATGCACGTCAACGATTTCCACGCGACACTGCTGCATCTGCTGGGCATGGACCACGAACGGCTCACGTTCAAATTCCAGGGGCTCGACATGCGGGTCACCGGAGTCGCCGGCAATGTAGTGCCGGAGATCATCGCCTGA